In the Deltaproteobacteria bacterium genome, one interval contains:
- a CDS encoding HAD family hydrolase produces the protein MAITKSPVDSVQDVLRDPEIRRLLDRPEHQGLELPHSRQIYTNRALQMDQIGVVGFDMDYTLAVYSMRQIEELAFHMTLDRLVAGRGYRAELRNLNYDHEFVIRGLVVDKDFGNIFKMDRHNHVGRCYHGRRQLSLDERRALYQTNEKIRLSLPRFAWIDTLFSLPEACLYAEIIEGQEGRGEKVDYHKLYDDTRESIDEVHRDGSLKSEVRKDLGRFIKPDPELPSALHKLRSGGKKLFVLTNSLWDYTDAVMSFLLDARLPEYPSWRNYFDYIVVGAQKPAFFAEHSPFIELNPDGTVARSQVDALERGRIYEGGNLFDFERMTGFAGDRVLYVGDHIYGDIIRNRKASQWRTCFVVQELEREIEYIEAHAEDVVRLNELDELRARLDDMINHHKLLLNAMDRRIERGGPLPADLEPRRQREKQDLEKLRRAFRTTLAEGAELEARFETGANAYWGLVFKEGNENSRFGEQVEDYADLYTSRVSNFLYYSPMQVFRSPRATMPHERTTLRRG, from the coding sequence ATGGCCATCACGAAATCTCCCGTCGATTCGGTCCAGGACGTTCTCCGGGACCCCGAAATCCGCCGGCTCCTCGACAGACCCGAGCACCAGGGCCTCGAGCTGCCGCACAGCAGGCAGATCTATACGAACCGCGCGCTGCAGATGGACCAGATCGGCGTGGTCGGATTCGACATGGACTACACGCTGGCCGTGTACTCCATGCGGCAGATCGAAGAGCTCGCCTTCCACATGACGCTGGACCGGCTGGTGGCCGGGCGCGGGTACCGGGCCGAGCTGCGCAACCTCAATTACGACCACGAGTTCGTCATCCGCGGTCTGGTGGTCGACAAGGACTTCGGCAACATCTTCAAGATGGACCGGCACAACCACGTCGGCCGCTGCTATCACGGAAGGCGGCAGCTCTCGCTCGACGAGCGCCGGGCGCTCTACCAGACCAACGAGAAGATCCGGTTGAGCCTGCCGCGCTTCGCCTGGATCGATACGCTCTTCAGCCTTCCCGAAGCGTGCCTCTACGCGGAGATCATCGAGGGGCAGGAGGGGCGCGGCGAGAAAGTCGACTACCACAAGCTCTACGACGACACGCGGGAGAGCATCGACGAGGTGCACCGCGACGGGTCCCTGAAGAGCGAGGTGCGCAAGGACCTGGGGCGATTCATCAAGCCCGATCCGGAGCTGCCCTCGGCGCTGCACAAGCTGCGCTCCGGGGGGAAGAAGCTGTTCGTGCTCACGAACTCCCTGTGGGACTACACGGACGCCGTGATGAGCTTTCTGCTCGACGCGCGGCTGCCCGAGTATCCGTCGTGGCGGAACTACTTCGACTACATCGTGGTGGGGGCGCAGAAGCCGGCGTTCTTCGCCGAGCACAGCCCGTTCATCGAGCTCAATCCCGACGGCACGGTGGCGCGCTCGCAAGTCGATGCGCTGGAGCGCGGCAGGATCTACGAAGGCGGCAACCTCTTCGACTTCGAGCGGATGACGGGGTTCGCGGGCGACCGCGTGCTCTACGTCGGCGATCACATCTACGGCGACATCATCCGCAATCGGAAGGCGTCGCAGTGGCGGACCTGCTTCGTCGTGCAGGAGCTGGAGCGGGAGATCGAGTACATCGAGGCGCACGCCGAGGACGTGGTCCGCCTCAACGAGCTCGACGAGCTGCGCGCGAGACTCGACGACATGATCAACCATCACAAGCTGCTGCTCAACGCGATGGATCGACGGATCGAGCGGGGCGGGCCGCTGCCGGCGGACCTCGAGCCACGGCGGCAGCGCGAGAAGCAGGACCTGGAGAAGCTGCGTCGCGCGTTCAGGACCACGCTTGCCGAGGGGGCGGAGCTGGAGGCCCGATTCGAGACGGGCGCGAATGCCTATTGGGGGTTGGTGTTCAAGGAAGGAAACGAGAACTCCCGCTTCGGCGAGCAGGTGGAGGACTACGCCGACCTGTACACGTCGAGGGTCTCGAATTTCCTCTACTATTCTCCGATGCAGGTGTTCCGCTCGCCGCGCGCCACCATGCCCCACGAACGGACGACGCTAAGGCGCGGATAG
- a CDS encoding HNH endonuclease, translating to MTEEWFDLAADPAHVARQREKARALRKTAWWRRRIQRGICAYCGRTVPPATLTMDHIVPVARGGQSAKGNVVAACKECNTRKRLMTPAEQVMMKPLHPPGED from the coding sequence ATGACGGAAGAGTGGTTCGACCTCGCCGCCGACCCCGCCCACGTCGCCCGCCAGCGCGAGAAAGCCCGCGCGTTGCGGAAGACGGCGTGGTGGCGGCGGCGGATCCAACGCGGCATCTGCGCGTATTGCGGCCGGACCGTGCCGCCCGCGACGCTGACCATGGATCACATCGTCCCGGTCGCCCGCGGGGGGCAGAGTGCGAAGGGCAACGTCGTCGCGGCCTGCAAGGAATGCAACACCCGCAAGAGGCTGATGACCCCCGCGGAGCAGGTCATGATGAAGCCTCTGCACCCGCCCGGCGAGGACTGA
- a CDS encoding insulinase family protein: protein MDNGLQIRLLPDTSLPVCTLYSFFRVGSRNERPGITGISHLFEHMMFNGSKKYGPKEFDRRLEASGGTSNAYTSNDVTAYYEDFASEALPLVLDLESDRMASLLIDDASLARERDVVKEERRFRTDNDIDGMLDEALGALAFLAHPYRWPVIGWMSDIEAIARPDCERYFRTYYAPNNCTLVLVGDFEPGAALREIERLYGQVPAGDGLPPVPTGEPPQKGERRAVIRYPSQAPALLAGFRGPGGRDPDSLVLDLIEAALSAGEGARLKRALVYQQELCVDAHVSFAWRMDPGLFEISLKLNPGVDPVRAEGALWAELMRVCDEQMPANELDRAKNLVRSQLLRAFATTNGRAHTIGQMEVMLGSWRAMLDLPDRYASITAADVQRVARKTFPPHRRNVVTLIPGEVEA, encoded by the coding sequence CTGGACAACGGGCTGCAGATCCGGCTGCTGCCGGACACCTCGTTGCCCGTCTGTACGCTCTACAGTTTCTTTCGGGTGGGCTCGCGCAACGAGCGTCCCGGCATCACCGGCATCTCGCACCTCTTCGAGCACATGATGTTCAACGGGTCGAAGAAGTATGGCCCGAAGGAATTCGACCGCCGCCTGGAAGCGTCGGGGGGCACCTCCAACGCGTACACCTCCAACGACGTGACCGCGTACTACGAGGACTTCGCCTCCGAGGCCCTCCCGCTGGTGCTCGATCTGGAGTCGGATCGGATGGCGTCGCTCTTGATCGACGACGCTTCGCTCGCGCGCGAGCGCGACGTGGTGAAGGAGGAGCGCCGCTTCCGCACCGACAACGACATCGACGGAATGCTCGACGAGGCGCTGGGCGCGCTCGCCTTCCTCGCCCATCCATATCGCTGGCCGGTGATCGGCTGGATGAGCGACATCGAGGCGATCGCGCGGCCGGACTGCGAGCGCTACTTCCGCACCTACTACGCCCCGAACAACTGCACGCTGGTGCTGGTCGGCGACTTCGAGCCCGGGGCCGCGCTGCGGGAGATCGAACGGCTGTACGGACAGGTCCCGGCCGGCGACGGGTTGCCGCCAGTGCCGACGGGAGAGCCGCCGCAGAAGGGCGAGCGCCGCGCCGTCATCCGCTATCCCTCGCAGGCGCCAGCCCTGCTCGCCGGCTTTCGCGGACCGGGCGGCAGAGACCCCGATTCCCTGGTCCTCGATCTGATCGAGGCCGCCCTCAGCGCCGGAGAGGGCGCGCGCCTGAAGCGGGCGCTGGTCTACCAGCAGGAGCTCTGCGTCGACGCGCACGTCTCTTTCGCCTGGCGCATGGATCCCGGCCTCTTCGAGATCTCGCTCAAGCTCAACCCCGGCGTGGACCCGGTCCGGGCGGAAGGAGCGCTCTGGGCCGAGCTGATGCGCGTCTGCGACGAGCAGATGCCCGCGAACGAGCTGGACCGGGCGAAGAACCTGGTCCGCTCGCAGCTCCTCCGGGCGTTCGCCACCACCAACGGCCGCGCGCACACGATCGGCCAGATGGAGGTCATGCTCGGGAGCTGGCGCGCGATGCTCGACCTGCCCGACCGCTACGCGTCGATCACTGCCGCTGACGTCCAGCGGGTCGCGCGCAAGACCTTCCCGCCGCACCGTCGCAACGTCGTCACCTTGATCCCGGGCGAGGTGGAGGCGTGA
- a CDS encoding choice-of-anchor D domain-containing protein, producing MGRRALAGVLVAAACGGASQSNVRALGGMLSVAPATLDFGDVALGREQTRRITVRNTGLVSMTVAHLDQFQDPAFEVTGLPATLGPGAFLDVSVRYRPPQLGAYERMLRIATDSPASNGADVDLRGNAVRGLATLSGDSFDFGPVVVNEPATQDLLVTNNDGHAETGIAIAPSQDPAVFSVAPGGEQAIPADQSMIVRLQFRPDRLASFSSTISVTPCPTCSPRQINLTGKGVDKLLVVQPETLDFGELKLAAESTQSFTVTNISKAPVSIDALTLTGSSNLTATLGGATPPRTLGPGETVSGTARFLAQQLGVQQAQASFQASDGGPGILAMTGTGIGAVLQARPKSLFVGATAIGTTRSGVVTVTNVGVDPRQVAPLALTGVWIDRNDGTWSVQGGAMMVGEPGAKVDLPVSFTPRVPGMSQATLVIESNDGMHPHVEVPLSAIGRDLLPCSLQVSPGTPVDFGAQRPFVPIVEGFELINKTADDCIVGDPAIVSGAPAFRWPGGVAPSGRTLPPGGRMSVRVEFMAEQAQTFSGAVRFYVSNRSAPSMTVDLVGSGGVSCFFVTPPTVDFGPTILGCGIPDQYAYAVNQCSFPVTVTRVDTTGAPFSASASLPVRIQPNTNLPIAISYRPPATGDDVGAVQAWTDMRAEPFQSGITGGAQTAATIVDQWDQSTPKVDMLIVIDNSGSMKEEQQALAQSLDRLWNRIERANADYHIAVTTTGMHPFTSGLNHCPGGAEGGEAGRFFPVNNERPRLLTPQTPNVRDVLFANTNVGICNYDERFLDPVLAALSDPLISSTKAPGTPWPNDGNAGFLRDDARLALLAVSDADDANDIINPPPVSEYVRRLVQVKRGALDLISFAGIVPLTHCEPQAEGIGTRYIELAKELNGHLEDICDLRNFGAMLESSLGGLLMPLSSFPLSARPRDPQAIAVTVDGASVTNWTYDPAANRIVFPASAVPPPGSHITARYEPGCL from the coding sequence ATGGGGCGGCGGGCATTGGCAGGTGTGCTGGTCGCGGCGGCCTGCGGAGGCGCGAGCCAATCCAACGTGCGCGCCTTGGGCGGCATGCTCTCCGTCGCTCCCGCAACGCTCGACTTCGGCGACGTTGCCCTGGGAAGGGAGCAGACGCGCCGCATCACGGTCCGCAATACCGGCCTGGTCTCCATGACCGTGGCGCACCTGGACCAGTTCCAGGACCCGGCGTTCGAGGTGACGGGCTTGCCGGCTACGCTCGGACCGGGCGCCTTCCTGGACGTGAGCGTGCGCTATCGGCCGCCCCAGCTGGGCGCGTATGAGCGCATGCTGCGGATCGCGACAGACTCCCCCGCGAGCAACGGCGCGGACGTGGACCTCCGCGGCAATGCCGTGCGCGGGCTCGCCACGCTTTCCGGCGATTCGTTCGATTTCGGTCCGGTGGTGGTGAACGAGCCGGCGACGCAGGACCTGCTCGTGACGAACAACGACGGCCACGCCGAGACTGGTATCGCCATCGCTCCGTCCCAGGACCCGGCGGTGTTCTCGGTCGCGCCCGGCGGCGAGCAGGCGATCCCGGCCGACCAGTCGATGATCGTCCGGCTGCAGTTCCGGCCCGACCGGCTGGCGAGCTTCAGCTCCACCATTTCCGTCACTCCCTGCCCCACCTGCTCGCCGCGACAGATCAACCTGACCGGCAAGGGCGTCGACAAGCTGCTCGTGGTCCAGCCGGAAACGCTCGATTTCGGTGAGCTGAAGCTTGCGGCGGAGTCCACGCAGTCGTTCACCGTCACGAACATCAGCAAGGCCCCGGTCTCGATCGACGCGCTGACCCTGACCGGAAGCTCGAACCTCACGGCGACGCTCGGCGGCGCCACGCCTCCGCGGACCTTGGGACCGGGGGAGACCGTCAGCGGGACGGCGCGGTTCCTCGCCCAGCAGCTCGGGGTCCAGCAGGCGCAGGCTTCGTTCCAGGCCTCCGACGGAGGACCGGGGATTCTCGCGATGACGGGCACCGGCATCGGAGCCGTGCTGCAGGCGCGACCGAAGTCGCTGTTCGTCGGAGCGACCGCCATCGGTACCACCCGGTCGGGCGTGGTCACGGTCACCAACGTCGGTGTGGATCCGCGGCAGGTTGCGCCGCTGGCGTTGACGGGGGTGTGGATCGACCGGAACGACGGGACCTGGTCCGTCCAGGGGGGCGCGATGATGGTCGGCGAGCCCGGCGCGAAGGTCGATTTGCCGGTCTCCTTCACGCCGCGCGTGCCTGGAATGTCGCAGGCGACGCTCGTGATCGAGTCGAACGACGGCATGCATCCCCACGTCGAAGTTCCCCTGTCGGCGATCGGGCGCGACCTGCTGCCCTGTTCGCTCCAGGTCTCGCCCGGGACCCCGGTGGACTTCGGAGCGCAGCGGCCCTTCGTTCCCATCGTCGAAGGATTCGAGCTGATCAACAAGACCGCCGACGACTGCATCGTGGGCGACCCCGCGATCGTCTCCGGCGCGCCGGCCTTTCGCTGGCCGGGCGGCGTAGCGCCTTCGGGCCGCACTCTGCCCCCAGGGGGACGGATGTCGGTGCGCGTCGAGTTCATGGCGGAGCAGGCGCAGACGTTCTCCGGGGCCGTCCGCTTCTACGTCAGCAACCGATCGGCGCCGTCGATGACCGTCGACCTGGTCGGATCGGGCGGCGTCAGCTGCTTCTTCGTCACGCCGCCGACCGTGGACTTCGGACCGACCATCCTCGGCTGCGGCATCCCCGACCAGTACGCGTATGCAGTGAACCAGTGCAGCTTCCCGGTGACGGTGACGCGCGTCGACACCACCGGCGCACCGTTCTCGGCGAGCGCGTCCTTGCCCGTCCGGATCCAGCCGAACACCAATCTTCCGATCGCCATCTCCTATCGTCCGCCGGCGACCGGGGACGACGTCGGCGCGGTCCAGGCATGGACCGACATGCGCGCCGAGCCGTTCCAATCGGGGATCACCGGCGGCGCGCAGACTGCCGCGACCATCGTCGATCAGTGGGACCAGAGCACGCCCAAGGTCGACATGCTGATCGTCATCGACAACAGCGGCTCGATGAAGGAGGAGCAGCAGGCTCTGGCGCAGAGTCTCGACCGGCTCTGGAACCGCATTGAGCGCGCGAATGCGGACTACCACATCGCCGTCACGACCACCGGAATGCACCCGTTCACCTCCGGCCTCAACCACTGCCCCGGCGGCGCCGAGGGCGGAGAGGCAGGACGCTTCTTCCCCGTGAACAACGAGCGGCCGCGCCTGCTCACGCCACAGACACCGAACGTGCGCGACGTGCTCTTCGCCAACACCAACGTGGGAATCTGCAACTACGACGAGCGCTTCCTGGACCCCGTGCTCGCCGCCCTCAGCGACCCGCTGATCAGCTCGACCAAGGCCCCGGGAACTCCCTGGCCCAACGACGGCAACGCCGGCTTCTTGCGCGACGACGCGCGCCTTGCGCTCCTGGCGGTGAGCGACGCGGATGACGCGAACGACATCATCAATCCTCCGCCGGTGAGCGAGTACGTGCGGCGTCTGGTGCAGGTGAAGAGGGGCGCGCTCGATCTCATCTCCTTCGCCGGCATCGTTCCTTTGACGCACTGCGAACCGCAGGCGGAAGGCATCGGGACGCGCTACATCGAGCTGGCGAAGGAGCTCAACGGGCATCTCGAGGACATCTGCGACCTGCGCAATTTCGGCGCGATGCTGGAAAGCTCGCTGGGTGGGCTCCTGATGCCGCTCTCCAGCTTTCCGCTTTCCGCGCGCCCGCGCGATCCGCAGGCGATCGCGGTCACGGTGGATGGCGCATCCGTGACCAACTGGACGTACGATCCGGCGGCGAACCGCATCGTGTTCCCGGCGAGCGCAGTGCCACCGCCCGGCTCCCACATCACCGCCAGGTACGAGCCGGGCTGCCTGTGA